In Chromatiaceae bacterium, the DNA window AACCGGACCCTCAGACGCCGCCGACGGAAATTCAGAAGATCGCTCGGGAGGTGGCGAAGACCATTGAGCCAACGGTAAATCCTGCGCACTTCAGTGCCTTTGAGAAAGCGACAAAGGTACCTCGGCAGTGCGGAGCCTCAGACACCGATCAGGTTTTTCTCGGAAATTACCGCAGGGCTGTCGAGGATGCCCGGTTAAAGTTGACTTCGGCGAATGTCGAGGCGTTCTACACGGGCTTGTGCGATGCCTGGAAAGCGGTTCTGAAAAAACAGGCCGATGCGCGGGAACAGGCGGAGCAGCTTGTGCGCGCTGCGAGGGAACAGGCCGAGCGGGCGCGAGAGAACGCTCAGGCACATAACAGCGCTTTGCAGCAACGTCATTCTGAGCAAGTATTTCAGGCGAAGGCATACACCGCAGTGACGCTTTCCGTCATTGGTGGTGCGATTGGGATCTTCCTCGCCGTTTCACTGGTGCTGGCCTTCCTTGCGATCGAAGGCCACTCCCGGGCGGTGCGCCTAGCGATTGAGACCATGGTCAGAGTATCTGAGCAGGGTAAGTCTGTCGATACCTCGGGGAACAATCCATCGTGAGTACAGTGTCAATCCACCAGTGGCTGCGGTCACACGTAGGACAGTTTTGCGCCGTACAGGACTTTTTCGCTGGATGTCCGCGGGCATTTAATTCTCCACCATTTGTGCTAATGGTATGTTTGGTCATACTGGGGGTGCCTGTCACAGAATTGCGAGCAGAGGATGCCAATGAGTTGCAGACGTCCGTGAAGGCAGTTCCCGAAGCGCCGCCCGAGGACACCGAGGGGCAGAGTAAGAAGGCCGATGAATCACCGGCGGATAAGCGAAGGCGGGAACTCACTGAGCAGCACGGACCTGAGATTGCGGAGGCGATAATAGCGAGGACTGTTATCAATGGCATGACCTTTGAGCAGGTTCTGATGATCCGCGGTACCCCGACCGGTAAGCAGGTCATCCCGCCCGACGCAGAGCTTTGGCGCTATCCCGACGGCGAGATTGCCTTCTCCGCCGGCCGGACGAGCTATGTAGGGTTGTCAGGCAAGAAAGACACGGCGCGTCCCGTTTCTGGAGGTGCACAGGGAACATGGGGGCAGGATACAGGTAATAAGCCACCCGCGGACAGCAGTCTTACCATTCCTCGCCCTTCCGTGAGGGTGGGGGATAGCTATGTCTATGAGACAAGGGACCCGGCAAACGTCGAGCCGCTCATTACAACAAAGAGAACAGTCACAACTGCCGATAAGGAGATCGTGCTGTCGACAGTGGCCCTTAACAGTAAGAATGCAAAAACAAGAAGGCTCTACTTCGATCGTGATTGGAATTTGGTGAGATCGAGGAACGCAGATAACAGCGGACTGGACTATTCGCCTCCAATTAAATATTACGATTTTCCATTATATCCTGGCAAGAAATGGCAGCAGGTTTCCACCGAAACGGACATCAAAAGTGGGAAGATCCGAATGCACACAATATCAGGGATTGTTGGAGACTGGGAGGACGTCGCAGTGCCAGCGGGGAATTTCCGGGCCATGAGGGTCAGCCTGGAAACTGAGGTTTTTGATTCCGCGACAGGTGAGAAGACTCGTGGCACCGATATCTCCTGGTATGTTCCGGAAGTCCGTCGCAGCGTGAAATCGATAACGAGCGGTAAAGACGGTAAGAGCAAGATCATCCAATTGATGTCGTATCAGCTTTCCGCGCAGCGGTGAACGAGCGGGTTTCTCTGACGATCCGTACCGAAAGCACGGGCAACGGTGTCCGGTTGAGGTCATAGGCAGGCCTTCAGCATAGGCCCTAACTCGCGTTCATAGAGCCCTGGCGAGGCTGTTTTGAGGGTGGTCGTTCACACCCCTGGCTGAGGCGGTGGTGTTAGGGGCAATCGCGCACGCCGGTCAGCGATCGTCTTGATCAGGTAAGTCCAGGGTGAGTGACCGCGTTGCCGGCAGGTGTCAATCACGCTGACCAGCAGGGTAAAGGCACGGGAGCCAACCGCCGTCCGGGTGCCATGGCTGAGGCGACGGGCAATGACCCAGTGGCGTAAGGCCCTTTCGGCTTCGTTGTTGGTTAGGGGCAGCTCTGGATGGTGGAGCACCGCGAAGATGGCCTCCCCATCATTGAGGAGTTCCACCGCCAGCGCCTGGGTCTTGTCATGACGATGATGGAGGCGCGCCGTGACCGCCTGGCGCAGGAGGTCCAGTGGGCAGGCAAAGGCGCGGGGCAAGTCCACCGCCTGGCCGTTGGGGGGGCTCGCGTTCGGCATAGATGGCGACCCTGAGGTCTTCCAGCGTGGTCCGCACCCGGTGGCCGAAGGCGCGGCCATCGGGATCGTAGCACTCCACCAGCCCTTGAGCTTTACGCAGCAGGTGCGCCCAACAGCGCAGACGGTGCGGGTAGTCCCAGTAGGCGAACCAGCCGTCCCTCATCAGCCAACCGGTGAAGCCACTTAACAAGCGCACGACGGTGGCCTTACCCCGAGCGGCAATGACATAGATGTTCCGCCCCGTGTGATTATATACCCAGAAGGAGCTATCCTCTGTTCCGTGCTCGGGAAGTACTCGCGTACCTGGCCCTCGGGGGAGACGCCGCCCCGGGGTTCACCGCACCGCTGGCCGCCACCCCAGACGGAGACCCCACCGATGCACGTGAACCTGCATAAGAATGCTCGTACCACCCCGCCATTCGCCGCGAGTTGCGCGAGTCGCCGCTGCCCATCGCAGAACTGGCCCGGCGTTATCACCTGAGTAAGGCCACGGTGCGCAAGTGGCGCCGCCGCGCGGAGACCACCGACCGTTCCCATCGCCCGCACCGCCTGCACACCACGCTCTCGCCGGCCCAGGAGGCGGTGGTGGTGGCCCTGCGCCAGTCCTTGCTGCTGCCCCTGGATGACTTGCTGGCGGTGACCCGCGAGTTTCTCAACGCGCGTGTCTCGCGCTCCGGGCTGGACCGTTGCCTGCGCCGCCAGGGGGTCTCGGACCTCAAAGCGCTGCTGCCCCGTGACGAGCGCGGCAAGCCGGCCTATCAGCCCTTCAAAGGCTATGCCCCCGGCTTTGTGCATGTCGATGTCAAGTAC includes these proteins:
- a CDS encoding transposase, coding for MPNASPPNGQAVDLPRAFACPLDLLRQAVTARLHHRHDKTQALAVELLNDGEAIFAVLHHPELPLTNNEAERALRHWVIARRLSHGTRTAVGSRAFTLLVSVIDTCRQRGHSPWTYLIKTIADRRARLPLTPPPQPGV